DNA from Candidatus Cloacimonas acidaminovorans str. Evry:
TCCCAGGGGTACTTCTCAAAATTTACGAGGGGCTTACGCCACCATCGCTATCATTGTGTCGCCCTCAGGGGCTTTTTTTACAAGGTAAGGGAAAAAGAAAAAAATTCGGGGCTTTCATTTTACGAGGGGCTTACGCCACCATCGCTATCATTGTGTCGCCCTACGGGCTTTTATAGAATATAAACCATATCAACCTTCTCAACCCTCTCAACTTTTTAAACTATCTCAACCATTCAACCTCTTCAAACCGTCTCAACCTTCTCAACCCTCTCAACCCTTCTCAACCTTTTTTAAATTCATTCTACATTCTAACCATACCAACCTTCTAAACCTCAATAAATATAAATCTACCTGGTTTCCCAGTCAAATTCATTTTACATTCTCAATTATTCTCTTTCTCTCTTTTCTCTTTGTAAAAAATCTGCGTAATCTGCGTGTTATCATTCTTCATTTTTTATATGTTTTGTTGCAGTTCCCAAAGTTTATCTCTCAGTTCTGCGGCGTGTTCAAAATCAAGGTTTGCAGCGGCTTTATTCATTTCTTTAGTGAGCAGTTCAATGATTTTTTCTTTATTATCCAGTTCCAGATATTCCATAAATTCCTTAGCGGAGGGTTTTTCAAATGTAGCTTGTTTGGCAATTTTATCATAGCCCTCAGCAATAGCAGTGGATTGCATAATCTGGTCAATTGTTTTATAGATGGTCTGAGGAGTGATTCCGTGTTCTTCATTGTAGGCAAGCTGTTTAGCACGGCGTCTATTGGTTTCGGCAACTGTTTGTTTAATAGCATCGGTAATTTCGTCAGCATAAAAAATCACTTTGCCATCAACATTTCTGGCTGCTCTACCAGAAATTTGAATCAGGGAACGGGTAGAACGCAAGAAACCAGTTTTATCGGCATCTAAAATCGCTACCAGTGAAACCTCCGGCAGGTCTAAACCTTCTCTTAAAAGATTAATGCCTACAATTACATCAAATTCACCTAACCGAAAGTCCCTGATGATTTTAGCTCGTTCAATGCTGTCTATATCACTGTGCATATAGCGGGCTTTGATTCCGGCATTATTCAGATAAATGCTAAGGTCTTCACTCATTCTTTTAGTTAGTGTCATAACCAATATCTTTTGTTTTTTAGCAACCCGTTCTTTGATTTGCGCGATGAGGTCATCTACCTGATGTTTTATAGGGTTAATTTCAATTTCCGGGTCAACCAAACCGGTGGGACGAATCACCTGTTCTACAATTTCGCCTTTAGTTAAACTTAGTTCGTAATCCGCAGGAGTGGCAGAAACGAAGATTACTTGATGCATAAACTTTTCAAATTCTTCAAAACGCAAAGGACGGTTATCAAAAGCGGAAGGTAAACGAAAACCGTATTCCACCAGGTTCTTTTTGCGAGTGTAGTCCCCGGCAAACATTCCATGCACTTGAGGAATAGTTACATGGGATTCATCAATCACCATTAAAAAATCCTCAGGAAAGTAATCCAGTAAACAGTTTGGCGGTTCTCCGGGTTTAACTCCCGTTAAGTGACGCGTGTAATTTTCAATGCCACTACAATAACCCAGTTCGTGGAGCATTTCCAGGTCAAAAGTTGTGCGTTGTTTCAGGCGTTCTGCTTCCACATATTTTTGATTTTGTAAAAACCAGGCAACCCGTTCATTCATTTCCTGCTCAATACTGATGAGGGCTTTGCGCAATTTTTCCTCATTCATTAAAAAGTGAATTGCGGGGTAAACATCGTATTTTTCTACTTCTCCCAAGGGTTGACAGGAAATAGGATGAATTTTTTCCAGCCGATAAATCTCATCCCCAAAGAATTCCACGCGCAAACAGTGTTCCAAATAGGCAGGAAAAATATCTACTACATCGCCTCTAACCCTGAAAGCACCTCTTTCAAAGGCAATATCATTTCTGCTGTAATGAGCCGATATCAGTTGATGAATAAGTTCTTCACGGTCCATTTTCATACCTTTTTTCAGGGAAATTAATGCCTCACGATATTCTTCCGGAACACCAAGTCCATAAATGCAGGAAACAGACGAAACGATAATTACATCCCTTCTTTCCATCAAACTCATTGTAGCACGCAAACGCAGTTTTTCTATCTGTTCATTGATACTGCTATCTTTTTCAATGTAAATATCCTTACCGGGAATGTATGCCTCGGGCTGATAATAATCGTAATAACTGATAAAATATTCTACCGCATTTTCCGGAAAGAGTTGTTTCAATTCACCATAAAGTTGAGCCGCGAGGGTTTTATTGTGCGATAAAACAAGGGTAGGACGATTAAAATGAGCAATCACATTAGCTATAGTAAAGGTTTTCCCACTACCAGTAACGCCTAAAAGAACCTGATGCCTTTTGCCTTCTTCAATACCTTTAATAAGGGCTTCTATGGCTTCGGGCTGGTCACCTGAAGGAGTATAATCACTTATAAGCTTGAAGCGTTGCATTTTTTGGGCTCCTTTACGGGCAATAAATTCTTCTTGACAGAGCAGGGCTTGATTTCTTCATTGTTTTACAAAGATTCAGAATCCTGTGTTTTGTCCAGAATTATTTAACTTGGGAGTTAAAAAAAATGCTAAATCATGAGGACTTACAGATTAACTATGAAAACCTGCTAAAGTTGGGCTATGTAGTTGTGGATATCCGTTATAAGGAATACGATATTTGTCAGGAAACACCTAAACTGGTAATTGCCAGGGTTGATTCTGACCGGGATGATTTCTACCAGGATATGCTTAAACTTTACACCGGAATTGAATTTAAGCCCAATGAGATGTATGAAATTTGGACTGATATCCTAAAGCACAAAATCAAAATGAGTATGGTTCTAAACCGTGATATTGCTATCAAAGTTGCCGCTCTGGATTTTATTGAAACCGTTTATACGGCAAAATGAAGGAAAAATCACTTCTGCTAATTAAACCCAATGCAGTTCGCAATAAACATATAGGGCATATTATCACCATTCTGGAAGAAAATAATTTTCATTTTTGCGCGCTTAAAATTTTCCGTTTTAATAGAGAACTGGCGGAGCATTTTTATGCGGAACACAAAGGAAAGAGCTTCTTTGAAAACTTGTTGAACTTTATGATGTCGGATTTCATTGTGGCAATCATTGTCCAGAAAGATAACGCTGTTCAGGAGTTGCGAGATTTAATCGGAGATGTAAATCCCGAAAAAAGAAAACCGGGAACTATCCGCTATCTTTATGCCGAAGGAATTACCGAAAATGCAGTTCATGCTTCTGACTCCATTGATAGTGCAAAAAGAGAAATAGGAATAATATTTAACACCGAGAACACCGAAAACACCGAAAAATGAGGTAGTGAGAGGGTTGGAGAAAGCTTTGACTTACAATTTTCACCGGTGAGAAAGTTTTGACTTACAATTTTCACCGGGGAGAAAGTTTTGACTTACAATTTTGCCACTGCCCTCACAGAAACTACAAACATCAATTTATCCACACTTACAACCAAATTATTACTAGTCTCTTCATTTCAAAATTGTGAGTTAAAACAAGAAGCAAGCACACATACAACCGAGCTATCTCCTCCCCTCAATGCTAATGGTAACGAAGGAATATATATTTTGCGATGAAGGAACTTCACATTTCTTTTTTTCTCTTTTTGGTGTTTTTAATGGTTACCGTGTAATTTGTGGGTAAGTTGAAATGAGGTTGGAAAGGAGCGGGCTTTTTGTTTTAGCTCACAATTTTTTAATTCGAAAATCAGTACAAGCTCGGTTGCAAGTGTAATAGATAGTGGGTTGTGTATCCATTGAAGGCAGGTTAAAATTGTAAGCCAAAACTTCCCAGGGGTACTTCGCAAATTTTTCGAGGGGCTTACACCACCATCGCTATCCTTGTGTCGCCCTTTGGGGCTTTTGGAACCGGGAAAAGTAAAAATATAAAATGGAAAAAAATTCGGGGCTTTCATTTTACGAGGGGCTTACGCCACCATCGCTATCATTGTGTCGCCCTACGGGCTTTTATGGAATCTAAACCCTCTCAACTTTCTAAACCTTCTCAACCATTAAACCTCTACAAACCCTCTCAACCATCTCAACCCTCTCAATCATCTCAACCATTAAACCTCTACAAACCATCTCAACCCTCTCAACCTTTTTTAAATTCATTTTTCATTCCAAATGCGGGTTTTCCAGTCGTTCTTTGAAGAGATAAAGGACAGGCGAAAAACGGGAAATATACCTTTTAGCGATGTCAAGGACTTTTTTAGCGTTTTTATAATCGTTTTTTTTCAGATACAGGCGAATCAGTTCTTCATAAACGGCATTGATATAGGGATTTATTTCCTGCGCTCTTTGTAAAAGTTCAATAGCACGGTCGTTCATTCCGATATTTACAGCTGCATTGGCATAAGCCATAAGGTGGTCGGGGTTAGTTATTTCTCCTAATGATTCATATTCTGCAAAGCAGTGATATGACTTCAGCCAGATACCCTTTTTTCCGTAAACCAATGCGGAAAGGAGCAACAGTTGTCTATGTTTACCAAACTTATTTTCAGCAGTTAAAATGATTTCATAAGCGCGGTCGTAGTTTTGGATGCGGACATATTGTTCAATCAAAAGAAAATATATAAAAGGATTGTCATCCATCACTTTCAAAATTTTATGAATTATATCAATACTTTCCTGGTATGAACCCAAAAAAGCATAAGACAAAGCAATATTATAAAGGATTTCCGGAGGTGGGTCAGGGATCCGATTATAATAGCTATTAGCAATTCTATATTCCCCTAAGGAAAAATAGCAAGTACCAATCAAAAATAGCAACTGGGGATTATCCGGAAGCAGGGAAATCGCTTTAAGATAATAGCTGAGGGCTCTTTCAAAGAGTTGGCGTTCCAAATAAATATCCCCAAGGTTAACAAGGAGGGAAAGATTATCAGGTTCTTCTTTCAATGCTTCCTGAAGGATATAGACGGCTTGCAGCCAGTTTGTTTTTACCAGGGCATTAGCCCTTTGAATAAGATTATTTATTTCATTTAAGTTCATAATTTACTTTAGCTCTTTCATCAGTTCTTTAACGGCACGAATGAGTTGAGGGTCGCGTTCTGCAATAATATCTTCGGGTAAATTTTCTACTACTATATCGGGCTGAACACCTGTTCCTTCCATATTTGTGCCATCCAGTTTATACCATCCGGTTCCTGGCATTCGCATAGAAGAACCATCCTGAAGATAGTAATGCCAGGTGCCGATAACTGCTCCGCTGGAAGGAGTTCCGACAACTTTTCCCAATTTCAATTCCTGATACACAGTAGGGAAAATTTCTCCATCGCTGAAGGAATCCTCATTAACCAATACAATGCTTGGTTTATCCCAAATATTATGTGGTTCGTAACATAGAACACGACTGTATCTACGGCTTGTTGTGTAGGCATATTTCTTTTTCTGGAGCAGGGTAATAAGTTTGTCGTGAATATGTCCGCCATAGTTTCCACGCACATCAATTACCAGTGCATCTTTATCAAAATTATCAACTACAAAATCACGGTAGAATTTTTGCCAATCATTTTCTCCCATAGCGGGAATATGGATATATCCAAGTTTTCCGTGGGAGAGTTCATCCACCAGTTTTTTGTTCTTAGCTATTTGATAATCATATTTCAATTCAGACATTTGGGAATAGCTTAAGCCCGTAATTACGGCTTCGGTAATATTTCCTTCCTGTAGGATAGTCAGTTTTATCTTTTTCCCAATTTTTCCTGCCAG
Protein-coding regions in this window:
- the uvrB gene encoding excinuclease ABC subunit UvrB, producing MQRFKLISDYTPSGDQPEAIEALIKGIEEGKRHQVLLGVTGSGKTFTIANVIAHFNRPTLVLSHNKTLAAQLYGELKQLFPENAVEYFISYYDYYQPEAYIPGKDIYIEKDSSINEQIEKLRLRATMSLMERRDVIIVSSVSCIYGLGVPEEYREALISLKKGMKMDREELIHQLISAHYSRNDIAFERGAFRVRGDVVDIFPAYLEHCLRVEFFGDEIYRLEKIHPISCQPLGEVEKYDVYPAIHFLMNEEKLRKALISIEQEMNERVAWFLQNQKYVEAERLKQRTTFDLEMLHELGYCSGIENYTRHLTGVKPGEPPNCLLDYFPEDFLMVIDESHVTIPQVHGMFAGDYTRKKNLVEYGFRLPSAFDNRPLRFEEFEKFMHQVIFVSATPADYELSLTKGEIVEQVIRPTGLVDPEIEINPIKHQVDDLIAQIKERVAKKQKILVMTLTKRMSEDLSIYLNNAGIKARYMHSDIDSIERAKIIRDFRLGEFDVIVGINLLREGLDLPEVSLVAILDADKTGFLRSTRSLIQISGRAARNVDGKVIFYADEITDAIKQTVAETNRRRAKQLAYNEEHGITPQTIYKTIDQIMQSTAIAEGYDKIAKQATFEKPSAKEFMEYLELDNKEKIIELLTKEMNKAAANLDFEHAAELRDKLWELQQNI
- a CDS encoding nucleoside-diphosphate kinase is translated as MKEKSLLLIKPNAVRNKHIGHIITILEENNFHFCALKIFRFNRELAEHFYAEHKGKSFFENLLNFMMSDFIVAIIVQKDNAVQELRDLIGDVNPEKRKPGTIRYLYAEGITENAVHASDSIDSAKREIGIIFNTENTENTEK
- a CDS encoding tetratricopeptide repeat protein, producing MNLNEINNLIQRANALVKTNWLQAVYILQEALKEEPDNLSLLVNLGDIYLERQLFERALSYYLKAISLLPDNPQLLFLIGTCYFSLGEYRIANSYYNRIPDPPPEILYNIALSYAFLGSYQESIDIIHKILKVMDDNPFIYFLLIEQYVRIQNYDRAYEIILTAENKFGKHRQLLLLSALVYGKKGIWLKSYHCFAEYESLGEITNPDHLMAYANAAVNIGMNDRAIELLQRAQEINPYINAVYEELIRLYLKKNDYKNAKKVLDIAKRYISRFSPVLYLFKERLENPHLE